In Thermococcus chitonophagus, the genomic stretch TGAGGGAGAGAGCTGATAACCGAAAAGTATTTAACTTAACGTAAGCATTTGGGTGATGACAAAAAGCCAGGAGGTGTCAAGAGATGGCTGAGGAGCACGTCGTTTACATTGGAAAGAAGCCTGTTATGAACTACGTCCTAGCCGTCATAACCCAGTTCAACGAAGGTGCAAAGGAGGTCGTTATAAAGGCCCGTGGTAGGGCTATTAGCAGGGCCGTTGACGTTGCAGAGATCGTCAGGAACAGGTTCCTCAAGGACACCGTAGATGTTAAGGAGATTAAGATAGGCACCGAGGAGCTTCCAACTGCTGATGGCAGGACAACAAACACCTCAACCATCGAGATCGTTCTCGAGAGGAAGATCTGAACTCACTTCCTTTCCTTTTCACTTTCACTTCTGAACTTCTCGACAAGTTCTTCTAGCACTTCTTTGAATTTAAATGCGTCAACCCATTTTATGCCCATCTTTTCAGCCCATGTTAGTATCCCTACGTCTGCAGAAACTATTATTCCATCAAGCTCTTTTGCAAGGAGAATCAATTCAAAGTCCTCCTTACTATCAAGAATCCCCTCTCTAAGGGCCTTTCTATAATTCCTCCTCAATTTCTGGATTATTTTATCAACGTTTTCTGTGTCGAGAACACTCTCCCTTACAGCTTTTTCTGCAACTCTCAGCCCTTTGTCTACCCTCCTCCGTATGTCCTCTATTAGCTCGTACACTACAAATGCTGGAATCTTTATGTCGTGAACGTTTGGGGGTTTCTTTATTATATAAAGCTCCAGTTCTGGTGAAACTTCCTCTTCTTCGACGAAGTGCATGACCTCTCTGTAAATTCCTGGGGGCATGTAGAATTCCACCTTTCCGAAGAGCTTCTCCGCGTAGCTTAGGAACGTTTTCATAGCCTCCGTGGGAGTTTCACCAAACTTCTTCCTTACATCGGGGTTGACGAAGATGCTAGTGTCGAGAATGAAGCGTATCATGGCCATCACCTTTGCTATTGTATGTGGCCCGCCCGTAACACCCGCCCTCATCGAAGGCTTAGCCACTCTCAGGCGGGCTAACCCAGGCGGGCCTGTGCCCGGCCAGGGTTACCCCCGGTCACGGCACTCCGTGACGCGGAAGGCACCTCCCGAGGGGACCTCGCTGAGGCCGGGCTGTCGCCCCCGCATCGCACCTGGCCTCATTAAGAATCGGCCAAGCCCTCGCTTGCGGGGGCATTAATAAATAAAGAGAAGAGGTATTTATTCCTTATTCTCCTTCTCTTCCCCTGGGAAGTGAGAAGTTTCCTCATTGGCCTTTATAATTCTCTGTCTATACTCCTCGTATTTCTTCCTTGCCTCTTCAGCTTTTTCTTTCTCTCCTAAGTATTCATAAGCTTCAGCAACGTGCTTCCACCACATTGGATCTTCTTCTGCCTCCTTTAAGCAATACTCTAAGAACTTCTGGTATGCCTCTCTGGCGAGGTCTTCCATTCCGAGCTTTCTGGCTATATTTCCTACGTCTTCCCAGAATACTCCCTCTTCCTCTGCTTCCTTCTTGTAGTA encodes the following:
- the albA gene encoding DNA-binding protein Alba, whose protein sequence is MAEEHVVYIGKKPVMNYVLAVITQFNEGAKEVVIKARGRAISRAVDVAEIVRNRFLKDTVDVKEIKIGTEELPTADGRTTNTSTIEIVLERKI
- a CDS encoding RNA ligase partner protein, which translates into the protein MIRFILDTSIFVNPDVRKKFGETPTEAMKTFLSYAEKLFGKVEFYMPPGIYREVMHFVEEEEVSPELELYIIKKPPNVHDIKIPAFVVYELIEDIRRRVDKGLRVAEKAVRESVLDTENVDKIIQKLRRNYRKALREGILDSKEDFELILLAKELDGIIVSADVGILTWAEKMGIKWVDAFKFKEVLEELVEKFRSESEKERK